A region of Subtercola boreus DNA encodes the following proteins:
- a CDS encoding DNA-methyltransferase, whose protein sequence is MPTLPRPNPMAAGADGRVIRADNLDVLPTLESGSVTLIYLDPPFNTGRVQRRQGTTAVRSAAGTGSITGFKGNSYDRIKGDLLRYDDAFENYWEFLEPRLLEAWRLLADDGTLYLHLDYREAHYAKVLLDALFGRESFLNEIIWAYDYGAKAKTRWPTKHDTILVYVKNPQGYYFDSETVDREPYMAPGLVTPERAARGKLPTDVWWHTIVSPTGREKTGYPTQKPEGVLRRIVQASSREGDLVLDFFAGSGTTGAVASALGRRFILIDQNPEAIAVMQKRLPAATFE, encoded by the coding sequence ATGCCCACCCTGCCCCGCCCGAACCCGATGGCGGCGGGGGCGGATGGCCGCGTCATCCGGGCCGACAACCTCGACGTGCTGCCGACGCTCGAGAGCGGATCCGTGACGCTGATCTACCTCGATCCGCCCTTCAACACCGGGCGCGTGCAGCGGCGACAGGGCACCACCGCCGTGCGATCGGCGGCCGGAACCGGATCCATCACCGGCTTCAAAGGCAACAGCTACGACCGGATCAAGGGCGACCTGCTGCGCTACGACGACGCGTTCGAGAACTACTGGGAGTTCCTCGAACCTCGCCTGCTCGAGGCCTGGCGCCTGCTCGCCGACGACGGAACCCTCTACCTGCACCTCGACTACCGCGAGGCGCACTACGCGAAGGTGCTTCTGGATGCGCTCTTCGGGCGGGAGAGTTTTCTCAACGAGATCATCTGGGCGTACGACTACGGCGCCAAGGCCAAGACGCGCTGGCCGACGAAGCACGACACGATCCTGGTCTACGTGAAGAACCCGCAGGGCTACTACTTCGACTCCGAGACGGTCGACCGCGAGCCGTACATGGCGCCCGGGCTCGTGACCCCGGAGCGTGCGGCGCGGGGAAAGCTCCCGACGGACGTCTGGTGGCACACGATCGTGTCGCCGACCGGCCGCGAGAAGACCGGGTACCCCACCCAGAAGCCCGAAGGCGTGCTCCGCCGCATCGTGCAGGCGTCGTCGCGGGAGGGCGACCTCGTGCTCGACTTCTTCGCGGGCAGCGGAACGACGGGTGCCGTGGCGTCGGCGCTCGGTCGGCGGTTCATTCTGATCGACCAGAACCCCGAGGCGATCGCGGTCATGCAGAAACGCCTGCCGGCCGCGACCTTCGAATAG
- a CDS encoding GNAT family N-acetyltransferase, protein MSTQIRHEADHHRYVLVVDDREAALADYRTEGDAIVFTHTEVDPSRRQSGLGGNLVKGALDDVRINTGLKVVPECPFVAEWIDVHPEYHELVERG, encoded by the coding sequence ATGAGCACTCAGATCCGTCACGAAGCTGACCACCACCGTTACGTTCTTGTCGTCGACGACCGTGAAGCCGCGCTTGCGGACTACCGCACGGAGGGCGACGCCATCGTGTTCACGCACACCGAGGTCGACCCGTCACGCCGCCAGAGCGGCCTCGGCGGCAATCTGGTCAAGGGTGCGCTCGACGACGTGCGCATCAACACCGGGCTGAAGGTCGTTCCCGAGTGCCCGTTCGTCGCCGAGTGGATCGATGTGCATCCGGAGTACCACGAGCTCGTGGAGCGAGGTTAG
- a CDS encoding VOC family protein: protein MATNNIFVNLPVDDLEASKAFYTALGYTLNPNFSDEKAACVVLSDSVYIMLLVKPYFSTFTDREVVDPRSQVGSLNSLGVDSREEVDRFAERAVAAGGAELNEPQDFGFMYSRDIEDPDGHGWQIMWMDPVAQQNGPPSE from the coding sequence ATGGCTACCAACAACATCTTCGTGAACCTGCCGGTGGACGACCTCGAGGCGTCGAAAGCGTTCTACACCGCTCTCGGCTACACGCTGAACCCGAACTTCTCCGACGAGAAGGCGGCCTGCGTGGTGCTTTCCGACTCGGTCTACATCATGCTGCTGGTCAAACCGTACTTCTCGACGTTCACCGACCGTGAGGTCGTCGACCCGAGGAGCCAGGTGGGTTCGCTGAACTCGCTCGGTGTCGACTCACGCGAGGAGGTCGACCGATTCGCCGAACGGGCGGTGGCGGCCGGTGGCGCCGAACTGAACGAGCCGCAGGACTTCGGGTTCATGTACTCGCGCGACATCGAAGACCCCGACGGGCACGGCTGGCAGATCATGTGGATGGACCCGGTGGCGCAGCAGAACGGCCCGCCCAGCGAGTAG
- a CDS encoding lipoate--protein ligase family protein, whose amino-acid sequence MHGEYKVPGGKLVVVDLEVRDGVFADFRLAGDFFLEPDSALEDINRAVNGLSADSEASAIAAAIKAALSKDVTMLGFSAEGVAVAIRRSLAKATSWRDYDWQVIHSKAVPPVMQMALDEVLAVEVGEGRRAPTLRIWEWDSPAVVIGSFQSLKNEVDPENAAKYGFDVVRRVSGGGAMFMEAGSVVTYSIYAPADLVQGLNFADSYAFLDEWVLVALKSLGIDASYVPLNDISSPSGKIGGAAQKRLGNGAVLHHVTMSYDIDGEKMVQVLRIGREKMSDKGTKSAAKRVDPLRSQTGLSREEIIDRMIATFTSLYGATPGDVTDDEYAKAAALVESKFGTREWIERVP is encoded by the coding sequence ATGCATGGTGAATACAAGGTTCCGGGCGGCAAGCTGGTCGTGGTCGACCTCGAGGTGCGGGACGGGGTGTTCGCCGACTTCCGGCTCGCCGGCGACTTCTTCCTCGAACCCGACAGCGCACTCGAGGACATCAACCGGGCCGTGAACGGGCTCTCCGCCGACAGCGAGGCCTCCGCGATCGCCGCCGCGATCAAGGCGGCCCTGTCGAAGGACGTGACCATGCTCGGTTTCAGCGCCGAGGGGGTCGCCGTCGCGATCCGCCGGTCGCTCGCCAAGGCGACGAGTTGGCGCGACTACGACTGGCAGGTCATCCATTCGAAAGCCGTGCCGCCCGTCATGCAGATGGCTCTCGACGAGGTGCTGGCCGTCGAGGTGGGCGAGGGCCGCCGCGCGCCGACCCTCCGCATCTGGGAATGGGATTCGCCTGCCGTCGTGATCGGCAGCTTCCAGTCGCTGAAGAACGAGGTCGACCCCGAGAACGCGGCGAAGTACGGCTTCGACGTCGTGCGCCGGGTCAGTGGGGGAGGTGCGATGTTCATGGAGGCCGGATCGGTCGTCACCTACTCCATCTACGCCCCGGCCGACCTCGTGCAGGGCCTCAACTTTGCCGACTCCTACGCGTTCCTCGACGAATGGGTGCTGGTCGCGCTCAAATCGCTGGGAATCGACGCCAGCTACGTTCCGCTCAACGACATCTCGAGCCCCAGCGGCAAGATCGGCGGGGCAGCGCAGAAGCGCCTCGGCAACGGTGCGGTGCTCCACCACGTCACCATGAGTTACGACATCGACGGCGAGAAGATGGTGCAGGTGCTGCGCATCGGTCGCGAGAAGATGAGCGACAAGGGCACCAAGTCCGCCGCAAAGCGGGTCGATCCGCTGCGCAGCCAGACCGGCCTCAGCCGCGAGGAGATCATCGACCGGATGATCGCCACCTTCACCTCGCTCTACGGAGCCACCCCCGGCGACGTCACCGACGACGAGTACGCGAAGGCCGCCGCTCTGGTCGAGAGCAAGTTCGGTACCCGGGAGTGGATCGAGCGCGTTCCCTAG
- a CDS encoding alpha/beta hydrolase has protein sequence MPHFTDEHGVRIAYYRWLVENPRGVVQLSHGLGEYAGRYVELAGELNAAGYSVYANDHRGHGQTGLDQHHGDRSQFGRLGPGGLRATMAGIRQFTALIAGKNPGLPLFLLGQSWGSLMAQIIVNGSSRPYAGLVLVGSAYRMPGSMDGGDLSRRHRPPGGGHGYEWLSRDVAVQTAAAADEFMFEAKVLKLFGLADGLRLFGRPARHFDSDLPVLILSGTDDILGGEKSAQKLAAAYRRGGLTDVTVHLYPDARHEVLRETNRDEVVADLLAWLAAHAV, from the coding sequence GTGCCCCACTTCACCGACGAACACGGCGTTCGCATCGCCTACTACCGCTGGCTGGTCGAGAACCCGCGCGGAGTGGTGCAGCTCTCGCACGGGCTCGGCGAGTACGCCGGCCGGTACGTCGAGCTCGCGGGCGAGCTGAACGCCGCGGGGTACTCCGTCTATGCGAACGACCACCGCGGCCACGGCCAGACCGGGCTCGACCAGCACCACGGCGACCGCTCCCAGTTCGGTCGCCTCGGCCCCGGCGGGCTGCGGGCGACGATGGCGGGCATCCGCCAGTTCACCGCCCTCATCGCGGGCAAGAACCCGGGCCTGCCACTCTTCCTGCTCGGCCAGAGCTGGGGCTCACTGATGGCGCAGATCATCGTCAACGGCTCATCGCGCCCCTACGCCGGGCTCGTGCTGGTCGGTTCGGCGTACCGGATGCCCGGATCCATGGACGGCGGAGACCTCAGCCGCCGCCACCGCCCGCCCGGCGGGGGTCACGGCTACGAGTGGCTGAGCCGCGACGTGGCCGTGCAGACGGCAGCTGCGGCCGACGAGTTCATGTTCGAAGCGAAGGTGCTGAAGTTGTTCGGCCTGGCAGACGGGCTCCGCCTGTTCGGCCGCCCGGCACGTCACTTCGACAGCGACCTGCCCGTGCTGATCCTCTCGGGAACCGACGACATCCTCGGCGGGGAGAAGAGCGCCCAGAAGCTCGCGGCGGCGTACCGGCGCGGCGGTCTCACCGATGTCACGGTGCACCTGTACCCGGATGCCCGCCACGAGGTGCTCCGCGAGACCAACCGCGACGAGGTCGTCGCCGACCTCCTCGCCTGGCTGGCCGCCCATGCGGTTTAG
- a CDS encoding transglutaminase family protein, translated as MNRLRIKHVTGYRYEGEVGASYNEARMLPVSSDGQFVLYSNLDISPLSSNHSYLDYWGTRVSSFEVLTPHKELSLTANSLIEVRPRVHPPHTLSWESLHEAAARVTSTIEQVKQTKLTEPPAEVAALARRIADEHDNVCDAALAICAEIGNQVEYMTGVTGVHTNAREAWVEKKGVCQDITHIALGALRSVGIPARYVSGYLHPKPSAGIGETVTGESHAWVEWFCGDWRGFDPTNSIDIGDRHVTVGRGRDYNDVAPLRGVYAGPFGSRLFVKVEITRES; from the coding sequence ATGAACCGCCTCCGGATCAAGCACGTCACCGGCTACCGCTACGAAGGCGAAGTCGGTGCGTCGTACAACGAGGCGCGGATGCTCCCCGTCTCCTCCGACGGACAGTTCGTGCTGTACTCCAACCTCGACATCTCGCCGCTGTCGTCGAACCACAGCTACCTCGACTACTGGGGCACCCGGGTGTCGTCGTTCGAGGTGCTGACGCCGCACAAGGAGCTCTCCCTCACGGCGAACTCGTTGATCGAGGTGCGCCCCCGCGTGCATCCACCGCACACCCTCAGCTGGGAGTCGCTTCACGAGGCGGCCGCGCGGGTGACGTCGACCATCGAACAGGTGAAGCAGACGAAGCTCACCGAACCGCCGGCCGAGGTCGCGGCGCTGGCTCGCAGAATCGCGGACGAACATGACAACGTCTGCGACGCCGCTCTTGCCATCTGTGCCGAGATCGGCAACCAGGTCGAGTACATGACGGGTGTGACGGGCGTGCACACGAACGCGCGCGAGGCCTGGGTGGAGAAGAAGGGCGTCTGCCAGGACATCACCCACATCGCGCTCGGGGCTCTGCGGTCGGTCGGTATCCCGGCACGATACGTGTCGGGATACCTGCACCCCAAGCCGTCGGCCGGTATCGGCGAGACGGTCACGGGGGAGTCCCACGCCTGGGTCGAATGGTTCTGCGGCGACTGGCGCGGCTTCGACCCGACGAACTCGATCGACATCGGCGACCGGCACGTGACCGTGGGGCGCGGCCGAGACTACAACGACGTGGCACCGCTCCGCGGGGTGTACGCCGGTCCGTTCGGCTCGCGCCTCTTCGTGAAGGTCGAGATCACGCGCGAGTCCTGA
- a CDS encoding alpha-E domain-containing protein, which translates to MLSRIAESLFWIGRYIERSDGTARILDVHLQLLLEDPWIEENLACRSLLAVMGADIPPDDHELTRADVLDILAVDRTQPASIAYSLGAARENARRAREIVSTELWECLNTTRARMPRRIAVEKTHEFFAWVRERSALAVGIQESAASRDEAWHFFTLGRSLERADMTARLLATRSLTEASGPSWTTILRSCGAYESYLRTYRGVPSARNAAEFLLLDRLFPRSILYSVSRAEQSLRDIEPRNTRLAVTDQAQRLLGQIRSQLEYRPIMDILHDLPHQMDLVQEATSEASEAIRQRYFPTNAAPSWVGENV; encoded by the coding sequence ATGCTGAGCCGAATCGCCGAGAGCCTGTTCTGGATCGGGCGCTACATCGAACGCAGCGACGGCACCGCACGCATCCTCGACGTGCACCTGCAGCTGCTGCTCGAAGACCCGTGGATCGAGGAGAACCTCGCCTGCCGCTCGCTGCTCGCCGTCATGGGGGCCGACATCCCGCCGGACGACCACGAGCTGACGCGCGCGGATGTGCTCGACATCCTCGCCGTCGACCGTACCCAGCCGGCGTCGATCGCCTACTCGCTCGGTGCCGCCCGGGAGAACGCCCGCCGCGCGCGCGAGATCGTCTCGACCGAGCTCTGGGAGTGCCTCAACACGACCCGGGCGCGCATGCCGCGCCGAATCGCCGTCGAGAAGACGCACGAGTTCTTCGCCTGGGTCAGGGAGCGTTCGGCTCTGGCCGTCGGTATCCAGGAGTCCGCAGCATCCAGAGACGAAGCGTGGCACTTCTTCACCCTCGGCCGGTCGCTCGAACGGGCCGACATGACGGCGCGGCTGCTCGCCACCCGGTCGCTCACCGAGGCCTCGGGGCCGTCGTGGACCACCATCCTCCGCTCGTGCGGGGCCTACGAGTCGTACCTCCGCACGTACCGCGGGGTGCCGTCGGCGCGGAACGCCGCCGAATTCCTGCTGCTCGACCGTCTCTTCCCGCGCTCGATCCTCTACTCGGTGTCGCGCGCCGAGCAGAGCCTCCGCGACATCGAGCCGCGCAACACCCGCCTCGCGGTCACCGACCAGGCGCAGCGCCTGCTCGGCCAGATCCGCAGCCAACTGGAGTACCGACCGATCATGGACATCCTGCACGACCTCCCGCACCAGATGGACCTCGTGCAGGAGGCGACGAGCGAGGCATCCGAGGCCATCCGCCAGCGGTACTTCCCGACGAACGCCGCACCGAGCTGGGTGGGAGAGAACGTATGA
- a CDS encoding circularly permuted type 2 ATP-grasp protein produces MVDLFAGYGATLLPRKPIKGAHAYDEMFPEPDSSSPVEARAAYRDIYNALARMTQEELRGRTDALASSYLAQGVTFDFAGEERPFPLDAVPRVIEQKEWVGVEAGIKQRVRALEAFLADIYGSQNAVRDGVIPAGLVSSSSHFHREAAGIVSANGVRIQVSGIDLIRDEQGAWRVLEDNVRVPSGVSYVISNRRVMAQTLPELFVSMRVRPVGDYPNKLLQALRASAPEGVEDPNVVVLTPGVYNSAYFEHTLLARLMGIELVEGRDLFCSGGRVWMRTTAGPTRVDVIYRRVDDEFLDPLQFRADSMLGSPGILLAARLGNVTIANAVGNGVADDKLVYTYLPDLIRYYLSEEPLLPNVDTWRLEDPGALEEVLDRLDELVVKPVDGSGGKGLVVGPAASKKELDALRKRLIKDPRGWIAQPVIQLSTIPTLVEDGMRPRHADLRPFAVNDGKDIWVLPGGLTRVALPEGELVVNSSQGGGSKDTWVVGFAGGFSPIDGTAPVAQNIQGLVADQAANTQAIPIVKHTPDHSPYDKPRSHHDQQEQQQQVRLGAPLQLPLPGVVQAPDARTDHEGDR; encoded by the coding sequence ATGGTTGACCTGTTCGCCGGCTATGGCGCCACACTCCTGCCCCGCAAGCCGATCAAAGGTGCGCACGCCTACGACGAGATGTTCCCCGAGCCCGACTCGTCGTCGCCGGTCGAGGCCCGCGCAGCGTACAGGGACATCTACAACGCTCTCGCCCGCATGACGCAGGAGGAACTGCGGGGTCGCACCGACGCACTCGCCAGCTCATACCTCGCCCAGGGTGTGACCTTCGACTTCGCCGGCGAGGAGCGTCCGTTCCCGCTCGATGCGGTGCCGCGCGTCATAGAACAAAAGGAATGGGTCGGCGTCGAAGCGGGTATCAAGCAGCGCGTCCGCGCGCTCGAGGCTTTCCTTGCCGACATCTACGGCTCCCAGAACGCCGTGCGCGACGGCGTCATCCCCGCCGGCCTCGTGAGCTCGTCGAGCCACTTCCACCGTGAGGCGGCGGGCATCGTGAGCGCGAACGGCGTACGCATCCAGGTCTCGGGCATCGACCTGATCCGCGACGAGCAGGGCGCCTGGCGGGTGCTCGAGGACAACGTGCGCGTGCCCTCCGGCGTGAGTTACGTGATCTCCAACCGCCGCGTCATGGCTCAGACCCTGCCCGAGCTGTTCGTGTCGATGCGGGTACGGCCGGTCGGCGACTACCCCAACAAACTGCTGCAGGCGCTGCGGGCATCCGCTCCGGAAGGCGTCGAAGACCCGAACGTCGTCGTGCTGACACCCGGCGTCTACAACTCGGCGTACTTCGAGCACACCCTGCTTGCGCGGCTGATGGGCATCGAGCTCGTCGAGGGCCGCGACCTGTTCTGCTCGGGCGGCCGGGTCTGGATGCGCACGACGGCGGGGCCGACGCGCGTCGACGTGATCTACCGGCGCGTCGACGACGAGTTCCTCGACCCGTTGCAGTTCCGCGCGGACTCGATGCTGGGCTCCCCGGGCATCCTGCTCGCCGCCCGGCTCGGCAACGTCACCATCGCCAACGCGGTGGGCAATGGCGTGGCCGACGACAAGCTCGTCTACACCTACCTCCCCGACCTGATCAGGTACTACCTCAGCGAGGAACCGCTCCTGCCGAACGTCGACACCTGGCGACTCGAAGACCCGGGAGCGCTCGAGGAGGTGCTCGACAGGCTCGACGAACTCGTCGTGAAGCCCGTCGACGGTTCGGGTGGAAAGGGGCTGGTCGTCGGGCCCGCCGCCTCGAAGAAAGAACTCGACGCTCTTCGCAAACGCCTGATCAAGGATCCCCGCGGCTGGATCGCGCAGCCGGTCATCCAGCTCTCCACGATCCCGACGCTGGTCGAAGACGGCATGCGGCCGCGGCACGCCGACCTCCGCCCGTTCGCCGTCAACGACGGCAAGGACATCTGGGTGCTGCCCGGCGGGCTCACCCGCGTCGCGCTGCCCGAGGGTGAGCTCGTGGTGAACTCGTCGCAGGGCGGCGGGTCGAAAGACACCTGGGTGGTCGGTTTCGCCGGCGGATTCTCACCGATCGACGGCACGGCGCCGGTCGCGCAGAACATCCAGGGGCTGGTGGCCGACCAGGCAGCCAACACCCAGGCCATCCCGATCGTGAAACACACGCCCGACCATTCGCCCTACGACAAGCCTCGGTCCCACCACGACCAGCAGGAGCAGCAGCAGCAGGTGCGCCTCGGCGCGCCGCTGCAGCTCCCCCTCCCGGGAGTCGTCCAGGCTCCGGATGCCCGCACCGACCACGAGGGTGACCGCTGA